In a single window of the Candidatus Krumholzibacteriia bacterium genome:
- a CDS encoding DUF5723 family protein → MIRRVFRIAMVFILFLLATSASAASMLSEWGLSASSTAHVRGFDAAGRNAASLALDLGWQISLASVSADLGNNALSLARYNASSGADLNEEQKREILQEIPEEGWALGADLSAGVLGIRRGFLALGLSAEADVRGNLDRDFFDLVLMGNDVEEPFDFGDSGGEASLYASADLALGLPVYRGRRLQAALGVRARYLQGFYHLQILDTEGALLSGEEGLEGSAEASYRSARGGSGQALDLSLAIQWKSQWSIGATLENAIASIHWDQEVEEGFWEIEMERWRLGDDLEFAASDSIFAGEAYTSELPRDIRAGLAWQGKSLLLVLETEDRLGDSRGPVGMMGVEWQRIRGLRPRIGLGFGKGGEGISAGLGLRLGALTLDTFAGIQGAWSPSQTRGLKLGARFLLNL, encoded by the coding sequence ATGATCCGTCGGGTTTTTCGCATCGCCATGGTCTTTATCCTCTTTCTCCTCGCCACATCGGCTTCTGCCGCTAGCATGCTGAGTGAATGGGGTCTTTCCGCATCCTCTACGGCTCATGTCCGGGGGTTTGATGCCGCCGGTCGAAATGCAGCCAGCCTTGCCCTGGATCTGGGATGGCAGATTTCCCTGGCATCGGTCTCTGCGGATCTCGGAAACAACGCCCTCTCCCTTGCCCGTTACAATGCCAGTAGCGGTGCCGACCTCAATGAAGAGCAAAAGCGAGAAATCCTTCAGGAAATCCCCGAAGAAGGCTGGGCACTCGGTGCCGATCTCTCTGCCGGTGTTCTGGGGATCCGCCGGGGCTTCCTCGCTCTGGGTCTTTCTGCGGAAGCGGATGTGCGAGGGAATCTGGACCGGGACTTTTTCGACCTGGTTCTGATGGGCAATGATGTGGAAGAGCCCTTTGATTTCGGAGACAGCGGTGGCGAAGCATCGCTCTATGCATCGGCGGATCTGGCACTCGGTCTTCCGGTCTACCGCGGCCGCCGACTACAGGCGGCACTGGGCGTTCGCGCCCGCTATCTGCAGGGCTTCTATCATCTTCAGATTCTGGATACCGAAGGTGCCCTCCTGAGCGGAGAGGAAGGTCTTGAGGGAAGTGCCGAGGCGAGTTACCGAAGTGCCCGCGGAGGAAGTGGCCAGGCACTGGATCTTTCCCTGGCCATTCAGTGGAAGAGCCAGTGGAGCATTGGAGCGACCCTGGAAAATGCGATCGCATCCATCCATTGGGATCAGGAAGTCGAGGAGGGCTTCTGGGAAATCGAAATGGAACGGTGGCGTCTGGGTGATGATCTGGAGTTCGCCGCTTCGGACAGCATCTTTGCGGGCGAGGCCTATACGAGCGAACTTCCCCGCGACATTCGCGCCGGTCTTGCCTGGCAGGGAAAGAGCCTCCTGCTGGTTCTGGAGACCGAAGACCGTTTGGGGGATTCCCGGGGTCCTGTTGGCATGATGGGTGTCGAGTGGCAGCGAATCCGGGGACTTCGCCCCCGAATCGGACTGGGTTTCGGCAAAGGGGGCGAAGGTATCAGTGCGGGGCTGGGTTTGCGACTCGGTGCCCTGACGCTTGACACTTTCGCGGGAATCCAGGGCGCCTGGAGTCCTTCGCAGACGCGTGGACTCAAGCTGGGCGCACGTTTCCTGCTGAATCTCTAG
- a CDS encoding A24 family peptidase: protein MIPLSHNDPLPLFFLFLLGLSLGSFLNVVTWRLPRGLSLFRPGSHCPNCEVPIRAWEKLPLLGYLLLRGRCRHCGEEIPVRYPLGELIGGVCLLVAAQYSDGLASTLLRGVFLLAMVAVVFIDREHGIIPDRITLPGTLLGFACAPILGVSWGHSALGILLGAGWLLLVIGIYWLIRRVVGMGGGDVKLAAMLGAWLGWKGVFLALLLASFLGVLWGIGLILRKGVSARDTLPYGVFLGPVAAILLLLGSSL, encoded by the coding sequence ATGATTCCCCTGAGCCACAACGACCCACTTCCTCTCTTCTTTCTCTTCCTCCTCGGACTTTCTTTGGGCAGCTTTCTGAATGTCGTGACCTGGAGACTTCCCCGCGGACTTTCCCTCTTCCGTCCCGGCTCCCATTGCCCGAACTGCGAAGTTCCCATCCGTGCCTGGGAGAAACTTCCTCTCCTCGGCTATCTCCTGCTGCGGGGACGCTGTCGTCATTGCGGCGAGGAGATTCCCGTGCGTTATCCCCTGGGTGAACTGATCGGGGGCGTTTGCCTCCTCGTGGCCGCCCAGTATTCCGACGGGCTGGCTTCCACACTTCTTCGTGGCGTCTTTCTTCTGGCGATGGTGGCGGTAGTCTTCATCGACCGGGAGCATGGCATCATCCCGGATCGCATCACCTTGCCGGGGACGCTTCTTGGATTTGCCTGTGCCCCGATTCTGGGAGTGAGCTGGGGGCATTCCGCTCTGGGAATCCTTCTTGGAGCCGGATGGTTGCTGCTGGTTATCGGTATCTACTGGCTCATTCGCCGCGTTGTCGGCATGGGAGGAGGCGATGTGAAGCTCGCCGCCATGCTGGGCGCCTGGCTGGGCTGGAAGGGAGTCTTCCTGGCCCTGCTTCTTGCTTCTTTCCTGGGAGTACTCTGGGGAATCGGTCTGATCCTTCGGAAAGGGGTCTCGGCCCGCGACACCCTGCCCTACGGAGTCTTCCTCGGCCCCGTGGCAGCGATTCTCCTTCTCTTGGGAAGCAGTCTCTAG
- a CDS encoding PilT/PilU family type 4a pilus ATPase, protein MTLLQEMLRDGAERGASDILISAGSPVSFHINGSLVPWRDERLSAEESRELSYALLKEEGIRDFERNHELDSSYELEGVANFRVSMMMQKGTVGCVLRVVPLREPHYSDLGLSRDFIEGLARIPNGLLLVTGGTGAGKSSTVASFLNYLNSEHPSAKHIITLEDPIEYRMRPHNCVIDQREVGSDTFDYPSGLKSALRQMPHVIFVGEMRDRKTIEISLTAAETGNLVISTLATQSAAKTVNRIIDVFPPEDQAEIRTRLAMTLRCVLSQVLLPRSDGEGRVAAREILFVNKSIENLIRENKVQQIDNVIASSSAEGMCLLDDSLMHLLSSGVVAAESVLPRLQNPRRVESLLKV, encoded by the coding sequence ATGACTCTCCTGCAGGAAATGCTACGAGACGGGGCAGAGCGGGGGGCGAGTGACATTCTCATCTCGGCCGGCTCGCCCGTGAGTTTTCACATCAATGGAAGCCTTGTTCCCTGGCGGGACGAGCGTCTGAGTGCAGAGGAGAGTCGCGAGCTGAGCTATGCATTGCTCAAGGAGGAGGGTATTCGGGACTTCGAGCGAAATCACGAACTGGATTCTTCCTATGAGCTGGAAGGCGTGGCGAACTTTCGCGTGAGCATGATGATGCAGAAGGGGACGGTGGGCTGTGTTCTGCGGGTAGTTCCCCTTCGGGAACCGCATTACTCGGATCTGGGATTGTCGCGGGACTTTATCGAAGGGCTTGCCAGAATTCCCAATGGGCTTCTTCTGGTTACCGGAGGAACCGGTGCGGGGAAGTCCTCCACGGTGGCTTCCTTCCTGAACTATCTCAACAGCGAGCACCCTTCGGCAAAGCACATCATCACTCTTGAGGATCCCATCGAGTATCGAATGCGTCCCCATAATTGCGTGATCGATCAGCGGGAAGTGGGGAGCGATACCTTCGACTATCCCTCGGGACTGAAAAGCGCCCTTCGCCAGATGCCGCATGTGATCTTCGTGGGGGAGATGCGTGACCGCAAGACCATCGAGATTTCGCTGACGGCCGCTGAAACCGGAAACCTGGTCATCAGCACTCTGGCCACGCAGTCTGCAGCAAAGACCGTCAACCGGATCATCGATGTCTTCCCGCCTGAAGATCAGGCGGAGATCCGAACCCGGCTGGCCATGACTCTGCGCTGCGTCCTTTCTCAGGTTCTTTTGCCTCGCAGCGATGGGGAAGGCCGGGTGGCCGCTCGCGAGATTCTCTTTGTGAACAAGAGCATCGAGAACCTGATTCGCGAGAACAAGGTCCAGCAGATCGACAATGTCATCGCCTCCTCTTCTGCCGAGGGCATGTGTCTGCTCGATGATTCCCTGATGCACTTGCTCTCTTCCGGAGTGGTGGCGGCCGAGTCTGTTCTGCCGAGACTTCAAAACCCCCGACGGGTCGAGAGCCTCTTGAAGGTCTGA
- a CDS encoding secretin N-terminal domain-containing protein, whose product MKRHLVHSILPLLFLFVLPLQAELAPEAGLVTLSAENTSVNEILEILAQRSGLNIITSPEVQSRSISIHLEDSSFDEAFHLVVRAAGLGFERVGSSILVAPHERFQLPTGKISRVYDLNYARADEVSDMLGLLGGSVTANERENRILIRGTQSQLEEAERILEELDRKPDQVFIEARLIEVNLSDLMELGVDWEKLAHWKGIFSEGDPGVSAPGALPGEMAYTPAEGGQSFFRQLESFELAVDALISEGYAMLLSDVKVVTLDGEAAEIFAGETVPVMISSLQSSAAAGAFQTVQLEKIDVGVRLNITPRVDEDGFITTLVVPEVSRILRFVGTDEDLPQTSTRRAQTRVRVRDGEKIYLGGLLSEEERRTVKKLPLLGSIPILGRLFQYTKVENVNLDLLIEITPRIVGDEGSRLPQAPRKSQQSGGGGS is encoded by the coding sequence ATGAAACGCCACCTTGTCCATAGCATCCTGCCGCTTCTCTTCCTTTTCGTCCTGCCGCTGCAGGCAGAACTGGCTCCCGAAGCAGGCCTTGTCACCCTGAGCGCAGAGAATACCTCGGTAAACGAGATTCTGGAGATCCTCGCCCAGCGAAGTGGTCTGAACATCATTACGAGTCCTGAAGTGCAGTCGCGCTCGATCAGCATTCATCTGGAGGACAGCTCCTTCGACGAGGCCTTTCATCTGGTAGTCCGCGCCGCGGGTCTGGGCTTCGAAAGAGTGGGTAGTTCCATTCTGGTGGCTCCCCATGAACGCTTCCAGTTGCCCACGGGAAAAATCTCCCGCGTCTACGATCTGAACTATGCGAGGGCGGATGAAGTAAGCGACATGCTGGGGCTACTGGGAGGAAGTGTCACTGCGAACGAGCGGGAAAACCGGATCCTCATTCGGGGGACGCAGTCGCAGTTGGAGGAGGCGGAGAGGATTCTGGAGGAACTCGACCGCAAGCCGGATCAGGTTTTTATCGAGGCTCGTCTGATTGAAGTGAACCTGTCCGATCTGATGGAACTGGGCGTGGACTGGGAAAAGCTGGCCCACTGGAAAGGGATCTTCAGCGAAGGTGATCCCGGGGTTTCTGCACCCGGCGCGCTTCCCGGGGAAATGGCCTATACCCCCGCTGAGGGCGGGCAGTCCTTCTTTCGCCAACTTGAGAGTTTCGAGCTGGCCGTGGATGCCTTGATCAGCGAGGGCTACGCCATGTTGCTCTCGGATGTAAAGGTGGTGACTCTCGATGGGGAGGCCGCCGAAATCTTCGCGGGCGAGACGGTTCCCGTGATGATCAGTTCCCTTCAGTCCTCTGCGGCCGCCGGTGCCTTCCAGACGGTTCAACTGGAGAAGATTGATGTCGGCGTGCGCCTGAACATTACGCCCCGGGTGGATGAAGACGGTTTCATCACGACCCTGGTGGTCCCGGAAGTTTCTCGCATTCTCCGCTTTGTCGGAACCGACGAAGACCTCCCGCAAACTTCCACCCGACGAGCCCAGACCCGCGTGCGAGTCCGAGACGGAGAGAAGATCTATCTTGGCGGCCTTCTTTCGGAAGAGGAGAGGAGGACGGTCAAGAAGCTGCCTCTTCTCGGAAGCATTCCGATTCTCGGCCGTCTCTTTCAATACACGAAGGTTGAGAATGTGAACCTCGATCTTCTGATCGAGATCACCCCGCGCATCGTGGGTGACGAAGGCTCCCGGCTTCCCCAAGCCCCGCGAAAAAGTCAGCAAAGCGGGGGAGGAGGATCATGA
- the pilM gene encoding pilus assembly protein PilM, translating into MIRSVSRQTGIDLGGSSVKLVHGLTRNGNLEITAFGMEKVKRAGEDPVQDTADALRRLLERLKLSRRDLGDIRVSISGEGASLREVLLPRLGDRDLQRALPYEARVHLDLEGMEEPILSAQNLGHESGERIRVLMAAIPAESRLFALSVLSSLGLEPRVLDLEALASLNECRRLLPDSFPDDRAFAVLDLGEEKCFLHLACALGGLFSRRMEFQDKSDYSSLARHIRESILFYRDRFENDVEALFLAGGGALEENLPTLLEEALNLKVRVLEPSASSNMGPRFVLASGLFRWGGDGV; encoded by the coding sequence GTGATTCGAAGCGTCAGCAGGCAGACGGGAATTGATCTCGGAGGAAGTAGCGTCAAGTTGGTGCACGGGCTGACTCGCAATGGAAACCTGGAGATCACTGCCTTTGGAATGGAGAAGGTGAAAAGGGCGGGGGAAGACCCTGTCCAGGACACTGCGGATGCGCTTCGCAGGCTACTCGAGCGCCTGAAGCTGTCTCGTCGCGATCTCGGAGACATCCGCGTTTCCATTTCCGGAGAGGGCGCAAGCCTGCGGGAAGTTCTTCTTCCCCGCCTTGGTGACAGGGATCTGCAAAGGGCCCTTCCCTATGAAGCCCGTGTGCATCTGGATCTGGAAGGAATGGAGGAACCGATTCTCTCTGCCCAGAATCTTGGCCATGAGAGTGGGGAAAGGATCCGGGTCCTCATGGCAGCCATTCCCGCTGAATCCCGGCTGTTTGCCCTTTCCGTTCTGTCCTCTCTCGGACTGGAGCCGAGAGTTCTCGATCTGGAGGCCCTGGCGAGTCTGAATGAATGCCGCCGTCTTCTTCCCGACAGCTTCCCCGATGACCGGGCCTTTGCGGTTCTTGATCTCGGTGAGGAGAAGTGCTTCCTCCATCTGGCCTGTGCCCTGGGCGGGCTCTTCAGTCGCAGAATGGAGTTTCAGGACAAGTCGGATTACTCCTCTTTGGCGCGTCATATTCGGGAGAGCATCCTCTTCTACCGCGACCGCTTTGAAAATGATGTAGAGGCACTCTTTCTTGCAGGCGGGGGCGCTCTGGAGGAGAACCTTCCCACATTATTGGAAGAGGCACTGAACCTGAAGGTTCGGGTTCTTGAACCTTCGGCTTCTTCGAACATGGGCCCCCGGTTTGTCCTGGCCAGCGGCCTCTTTCGATGGGGGGGCGACGGTGTATAG
- a CDS encoding pilus assembly PilX N-terminal domain-containing protein produces the protein MRKTWIQSQEGFALPTVTLFLMVIGLSATSYYQVSSHETRMALHRQDKLESFYLAEGAVERARARFLENGSWRAGWDSESAGRGLYSLAIEDTTFQGQSGILRLLGSGLVESASAEVEIMAQIIPAAFRFGIYAAGDLTANGNLCLDGLSFAGGSADFGPNNVHLTCGGEVVEGVAITPPPVFTEGSYYPQDTYYEVRGTEIGGLPQARIFDRYGQDITTSLGDSLTSVTDFKSKNGLFEFEFRNSAEIDFYFNEDTGIFRREPGDQSVVVNFGSAPLLDPPGVLGIADLEFDGDPGTTLHATIINSRFTGSNDSQRMDSFYWTGGVITMKQVDMEPYNGLAFIARDFQKRAGNGALGNVGSESWPALGYVTGDVERVGANFHCVGEILCLGDWYSIGGPDITYDAGFLDFLPAYFRDDGIVAYSGSIEVLQWKEL, from the coding sequence ATGAGGAAAACATGGATTCAATCCCAGGAGGGTTTTGCCCTGCCAACGGTCACTCTCTTTCTCATGGTCATCGGCCTTTCGGCGACTTCCTATTATCAGGTTTCTTCTCATGAGACGCGCATGGCTTTGCACCGGCAGGACAAGCTCGAATCCTTCTATCTGGCAGAAGGCGCAGTGGAGAGGGCGAGAGCAAGGTTTCTGGAAAACGGTTCCTGGCGAGCCGGATGGGACTCGGAAAGTGCGGGTCGGGGGCTTTACTCACTGGCCATCGAAGACACGACCTTCCAGGGGCAGTCGGGGATCCTGCGACTTCTGGGTTCAGGACTGGTGGAAAGCGCCAGCGCTGAGGTGGAAATAATGGCTCAGATCATCCCGGCCGCCTTCCGATTCGGGATTTATGCCGCTGGGGATTTGACAGCCAATGGAAATCTCTGTCTCGATGGTTTGAGTTTCGCTGGAGGCAGCGCCGATTTCGGACCGAACAATGTGCACCTGACTTGTGGCGGCGAGGTGGTGGAGGGAGTTGCGATTACTCCGCCTCCTGTCTTCACCGAGGGTTCGTATTATCCGCAGGACACCTATTACGAAGTTCGGGGAACCGAGATCGGTGGGCTTCCGCAGGCGAGAATCTTCGACCGCTACGGGCAGGACATCACTACGAGCCTCGGCGACAGTCTGACTTCGGTCACCGACTTCAAGTCCAAGAACGGGCTCTTCGAGTTCGAGTTCCGTAACAGTGCAGAGATTGACTTCTACTTCAACGAGGATACGGGCATCTTTCGGCGCGAGCCGGGCGACCAGTCCGTTGTGGTCAACTTCGGATCCGCTCCCCTTCTGGATCCCCCCGGTGTACTCGGGATCGCTGATCTGGAGTTCGATGGAGACCCCGGCACGACTCTTCATGCCACCATCATCAACTCCCGTTTCACGGGAAGCAATGACAGCCAGCGCATGGATTCCTTCTACTGGACCGGCGGTGTGATCACGATGAAGCAGGTGGACATGGAACCCTACAACGGGCTGGCCTTCATCGCGCGGGATTTTCAGAAGCGTGCGGGCAATGGAGCCCTTGGCAATGTGGGGAGCGAAAGCTGGCCCGCGCTCGGCTATGTGACCGGGGATGTGGAGCGTGTGGGCGCGAATTTTCATTGCGTGGGAGAGATCCTCTGCCTCGGCGACTGGTACAGCATCGGTGGCCCCGACATTACCTACGACGCGGGTTTCCTGGACTTTCTTCCCGCCTATTTCAGGGACGACGGCATCGTGGCCTATTCCGGCAGCATTGAAGTTCTGCAATGGAAAGAACTCTGA
- a CDS encoding prepilin-type N-terminal cleavage/methylation domain-containing protein, with amino-acid sequence MKRSKARRPSLFAGESGFTLIEVMIAAFLLLVAFAGLSQVYTLGRGQLDLEEERRNASAVLQARLETIRNGVVYENLEDLEGSIESFTVDGKEYQVSHSVLAGDLETSATTLTLTVQWDALVHGNQVARTLNCTSIIGRKIE; translated from the coding sequence GTGAAACGATCGAAAGCAAGGCGCCCTTCCCTCTTTGCAGGAGAAAGCGGCTTTACTCTCATCGAAGTGATGATAGCCGCTTTCCTTCTTCTGGTCGCTTTCGCGGGACTGAGCCAGGTCTACACGCTCGGACGCGGTCAACTCGATCTGGAAGAAGAGAGAAGAAACGCGAGCGCCGTTCTTCAGGCTCGACTGGAGACGATTCGAAATGGGGTCGTCTACGAAAACCTCGAAGATCTGGAAGGAAGCATCGAGAGTTTCACCGTGGACGGCAAGGAGTATCAGGTCTCTCACAGCGTGCTGGCGGGGGATCTGGAGACCTCGGCCACGACCCTGACGCTGACGGTTCAATGGGACGCGCTCGTCCACGGCAATCAAGTTGCAAGAACGCTGAACTGCACGAGCATCATTGGAAGGAAGATCGAATGA
- a CDS encoding prepilin-type N-terminal cleavage/methylation domain-containing protein, protein MKIIRRKPNEKGFTMIELMVVVVIVGVLAAISIPLYGKYVKNARVTECTGRIGEIITASKAWAMENQDGSGNPTWPAGAGGIVDLGNSDNFSYAFSAGAGGNALSTALEITGTGTAGSKMVGVSVVVSVADIYSSGVAPVVSGL, encoded by the coding sequence ATGAAGATTATCCGTCGCAAGCCCAATGAGAAGGGTTTCACCATGATCGAGTTGATGGTCGTTGTCGTCATCGTCGGCGTTCTCGCAGCGATCTCAATTCCGCTCTATGGCAAGTATGTCAAGAACGCGAGAGTCACCGAGTGCACCGGCAGGATTGGCGAGATCATCACTGCTTCAAAGGCCTGGGCAATGGAAAACCAGGACGGGAGTGGCAATCCGACCTGGCCTGCTGGAGCAGGCGGCATTGTCGATCTCGGAAACTCGGACAACTTCTCCTATGCTTTCAGTGCAGGAGCCGGGGGCAATGCTCTTTCAACGGCTCTTGAGATCACGGGAACCGGGACTGCAGGCAGCAAGATGGTGGGAGTTTCCGTTGTTGTGAGTGTCGCAGACATTTACTCCAGCGGCGTCGCTCCTGTGGTTTCAGGACTCTAG
- a CDS encoding type II secretion system F family protein codes for MSVFSYIAKSRHGEELSGHLAGENLDEVIAELHTMGLAVLHIHESRGPLLAGFLNWLRELSPPKASKRELALFSRQLATVLESGIPLSRGLRGLASDKGGRGMGKTILDVCDRIERGESLSKALEAHPAVFNSMYQSMVRAGERAGTLDSVVEHLAVYLEKSDAIRTKVKSALSYPVFIMVFAALAILLMLVKIVPTFAKLYTDLGADLPTLTRIMIESSAFVQGHFLSGFLLSALTLIGLFFSLRTERGKYLWHSFLLSMPLFGVILKKSVMSRFTRTLGILLESGLPVLEALELVGAASGNAVIHRAVMQVRAQVEAGQALTPSFRSTGKFPEMVLQLMSTGEESGGLDTMLRKTSDFYDREVEASVHGISTLIEPLMIVIVGLMLGVMVLGMFLPIFTLGEAVMRGGHAL; via the coding sequence ATGTCCGTGTTTTCCTACATTGCAAAGAGCCGCCACGGAGAAGAACTCAGCGGGCACCTTGCCGGAGAGAATCTCGACGAGGTCATCGCAGAGCTTCATACCATGGGCCTGGCCGTTCTTCACATCCATGAAAGCCGGGGACCGCTGCTGGCTGGTTTTCTCAACTGGCTCCGCGAGCTGTCTCCCCCGAAAGCAAGCAAGAGAGAGTTGGCTCTCTTCAGCCGGCAACTGGCCACGGTTCTGGAATCGGGCATCCCCCTTTCCCGGGGGCTTCGCGGTCTGGCCAGCGACAAGGGAGGCCGGGGCATGGGGAAGACTATCCTCGATGTCTGCGACCGGATTGAGCGGGGAGAGAGCCTTTCAAAGGCACTGGAAGCGCATCCCGCAGTTTTCAACAGCATGTACCAGAGCATGGTTCGCGCGGGCGAGCGCGCAGGCACGCTGGATAGTGTCGTGGAACATCTCGCGGTGTATCTCGAAAAGAGCGATGCGATACGAACGAAGGTAAAAAGCGCCCTGTCCTACCCGGTCTTCATTATGGTCTTCGCAGCCTTGGCGATTCTTCTCATGCTGGTAAAAATCGTCCCGACCTTCGCAAAACTCTACACTGATCTGGGAGCGGACCTTCCCACTCTGACCCGAATCATGATCGAGAGTTCTGCCTTTGTGCAGGGCCATTTTCTCTCCGGGTTTCTGCTGAGCGCTCTGACACTCATTGGGCTTTTCTTCTCTCTTCGGACGGAGCGGGGCAAATATCTCTGGCACAGCTTCCTTCTCTCCATGCCCCTGTTTGGTGTCATCCTGAAGAAATCCGTGATGAGTCGTTTCACTCGAACTCTTGGAATCCTGCTGGAAAGCGGCCTTCCGGTTCTCGAAGCCCTGGAACTGGTAGGGGCTGCCTCGGGCAATGCCGTGATTCATAGGGCGGTAATGCAGGTGCGGGCACAGGTGGAAGCAGGGCAGGCCCTGACTCCCTCGTTTCGAAGCACCGGCAAGTTTCCGGAGATGGTCCTTCAGCTCATGTCCACGGGAGAAGAGTCCGGGGGACTCGACACCATGTTGAGAAAGACCTCCGACTTCTATGACCGGGAGGTCGAAGCCTCGGTTCACGGGATCTCCACACTGATTGAACCCCTGATGATCGTCATTGTCGGACTGATGCTCGGAGTCATGGTGCTAGGCATGTTCCTGCCGATCTTTACTCTCGGCGAAGCCGTCATGCGTGGCGGGCACGCGCTCTAG
- a CDS encoding GspE/PulE family protein, with product MQQDSKSISPPELGEILVREGLISPSRLLELLVEEKEVPEHLEELLLRKGVLGPEELLDALACHFDYGRFDPLKHPVENAALELVPVEFSRRHQLLPLSADSETLHVAMRYPVDREALEHLRRMIRSSGRVVRIHLARAEIIEEHLESSYRQIEQTRNLSRLIDRVACESKGVFASAEAAEEEEAQRSAEEASIVRLVSQVIEQAIDEGATDIHVEPGEKGLLVRFRVDGILYDAHRLPASVTMGASSRIKILSEMDIAERRTPQDGRFSYRKGDRSVDIRASVIPTVHGEKAVLRLLDKGRASYSLRELGLGEEDYRDFLKAIRQPYGMILLSGPTGSGKTTTLYAGLSELDCESLNISTIEDPVEYQMNRINQVQVNKKKDLGFANALRAFLRQDPDVVMVGEIRDRETAEIAVRAALTGHMVFSTIHANDAPSTALRLASMGSDSFMTASALSLVIAQRLLRRNCPHCLEDYTPSGEILSAAGAPKGKQGFQRGKGCPHCKERRFAGRVAIVEKLAITPEIRQMIAENRPASEIRSLAISQGMKTLKQNGMEKALRGETTPEEVLRVCLSEE from the coding sequence TTGCAACAGGATTCCAAATCGATCAGCCCTCCCGAACTGGGAGAGATTCTGGTACGAGAGGGACTGATCAGTCCTTCTCGCCTGCTGGAACTTCTTGTGGAGGAGAAGGAAGTTCCCGAACACCTTGAGGAACTGCTCCTGCGCAAGGGTGTTCTCGGTCCCGAGGAATTGCTTGATGCCCTGGCCTGTCACTTCGACTATGGGCGTTTTGATCCCCTGAAACACCCCGTGGAGAATGCTGCTCTGGAACTGGTTCCGGTGGAGTTTTCCCGGCGACATCAACTACTTCCCCTTTCAGCAGATTCCGAGACGCTTCATGTGGCCATGCGCTATCCGGTTGACCGGGAGGCCCTCGAACACCTTCGCCGAATGATCCGTTCAAGCGGGCGCGTAGTGCGCATCCACCTGGCAAGAGCAGAGATCATCGAGGAACATCTGGAGAGCAGCTACCGGCAGATTGAACAGACGAGGAATCTCAGTCGGCTGATCGATCGTGTCGCCTGTGAAAGCAAGGGAGTCTTCGCAAGTGCGGAAGCGGCAGAGGAGGAGGAAGCGCAAAGAAGCGCGGAAGAAGCGAGTATCGTTCGCCTGGTCAGCCAGGTCATTGAGCAGGCTATTGATGAGGGAGCGACGGACATCCATGTGGAGCCGGGCGAGAAGGGTCTTCTGGTGCGCTTTCGAGTGGACGGCATCCTCTATGATGCCCATCGACTTCCCGCCAGTGTAACCATGGGAGCAAGCAGCAGGATCAAGATTCTCTCCGAGATGGACATTGCAGAACGCAGGACGCCGCAGGACGGCAGGTTCTCCTATCGCAAGGGAGACCGGTCTGTGGACATCCGGGCATCGGTGATTCCGACCGTGCATGGCGAGAAAGCGGTTCTTCGACTGCTTGACAAGGGAAGGGCCAGCTACTCCCTGCGAGAACTGGGCTTGGGAGAAGAGGACTATCGGGACTTCCTCAAGGCCATCCGGCAGCCCTATGGCATGATCCTGCTTTCGGGTCCCACGGGCTCGGGCAAAACGACGACTCTCTATGCGGGTCTCTCCGAACTGGACTGCGAATCCCTGAACATCAGCACCATTGAGGATCCAGTAGAGTACCAGATGAACCGCATCAACCAGGTGCAGGTGAACAAGAAGAAGGATCTCGGTTTTGCAAACGCTCTCCGCGCCTTTCTCCGACAGGATCCCGATGTCGTGATGGTCGGGGAGATCCGGGACCGGGAGACCGCGGAAATCGCCGTCCGGGCAGCCTTGACCGGACACATGGTCTTCAGCACGATTCACGCAAACGATGCACCGAGTACGGCTCTCCGACTTGCCTCCATGGGCTCGGATTCCTTCATGACCGCCAGCGCCCTCTCGCTCGTGATCGCACAAAGGCTACTGCGCCGAAACTGTCCTCATTGTCTGGAAGATTACACACCCTCGGGGGAAATCCTCTCGGCGGCCGGAGCGCCGAAAGGAAAGCAAGGTTTCCAGCGGGGAAAAGGATGCCCGCACTGCAAGGAGCGGAGATTTGCGGGCAGGGTGGCCATCGTGGAGAAACTCGCCATCACGCCGGAGATTCGGCAGATGATTGCAGAGAACCGCCCCGCGTCTGAGATCCGGTCTCTTGCCATTTCCCAGGGAATGAAAACGCTCAAACAGAACGGCATGGAGAAGGCCCTGCGTGGCGAGACCACTCCCGAAGAAGTGTTGCGGGTCTGCCTGAGTGAGGAATAA